Genomic segment of Gouania willdenowi chromosome 17, fGouWil2.1, whole genome shotgun sequence:
ttatgttacaagtaattattctttttaaactaatttgAAGCTTTGACTGAATCATCTGAACTGGATTGATGTTAAGAAGCCACACTGTATGACACATtattattgtagcctttttttaaaaactcctTGAGTTACAGCTTCTTTCTAAAGTCAAGTtgtaaatatagtttttttaaaagtgggaTAAATAGAATTTGATGCGGTTCTGAATTTGGTTGTGTTTATTTTCCTTACCTGTGATGTGACATCACGTGTCTTTGACAATAAGCAGAGCAGAGCAGTGCGGCCTGAGGTCAAAAGGTGGCAGTAGATCACCACAgaacaaatacatcaggataaataaaatacacaagcaCCAACCCTGGATAAAACCATCATGATGCTCGCTGCTGGGTTAAAGGGGGATGTCGTGTTAGCACAGCTTGTTATTTACTACAAATGTGCAGTTTGAAGTAAATCGTTGTTAACTTGAAAAGAAGCACCTAAAAGTTGGTTGATTCTTAAATGAAttatatctttttaaaatgtcaataattTCAACCCTTGTTAGAAATTAAATCAGGGTATGTTTtagatagggctgggcgatttttttaaagattttttttttttcaatgcacttaaaaatgactgcaggcatcagatatattgtcaaaagtgcaactttattgctgtgattgtcctgaagaaataaaacagaaatatgaacagaaaacaaataaacagtaaatgaagttctgtcattcaacaatttcaagctttaacccaggtttaagcaaaagtgcaacagcaacttcataGTAGCTTAAATGtcctgattaagaaatcagataactacatattttatgacaaataaaaaaataaaaacataaactcttcccttagcatctcagcatagtgtgctTGCAGCAGACACAGGCCCAGGTTGATGAGGTAAGATACTCTACATGTAAATGTTCAGCTTGGAACAACTATGCATATGTGGGTTTGCAATATTACTGTATAGTGCTGGGTTTTTCAATcactgtgccgcggcacacttgTGTGCCATGAGAGATTAtgaggtgtgccgtgggaagttattcaatttcacctaattgttctaaaaaaacattagggatgtcctgatacaactttttccctTCCGATATGAAACCGATATTGCATTCTtacgtatcggccgatactgaAACATTAAATgaattgcaaaaaacaaaaattggaaATTGAATCCGATATCTGTtttttggctgatatcggaccgatatccgatatcaatattggatcgggacacctctaaaaAACATtgggggtgtcctgatccgatatcggatatcactccgatatcagcctgaaaacggaTATTGGattaaatttttgttttgttttttgcaattccctttttatttattttattcaattgtaaaatactgtagatattatgttgaaggttaaaatgtaaccaattggttcataataaatgggtcagtttttcctcatacctaccgttgctgactattgttctctgtttgagtaacttcacttgatcaagccttttctaacattccacacaacaaaataagtcattattgtttttgtttttttattaaaagaagaaaaaaaagtaataaaagtatgtatgattcatgctgatattttatCGGTTCAATATCGGTACCGGCCGATACGCaatgctgcaatatcggtatcatatcggaaaaaaaaaagttgtatcgggacaacAAAAGCCCCTCCCCTTCCCAAAGTGCACAGacataataataaagataacatttataatataaaaaaatacaccatataaaacaaaacaatagggatgtaacgattaatcgtaaggcagttaaaaatcgattcataggtatcacggttgatatcgattttctgaaaattgaatcgcagtactttttttaaccagcagagggtgctatccacaattgtaggcggcgggcggagtctgctaatactttctttctggctgccttctactcttaaatatgttaataaatgattcattacccctttagcaccgaaagaatatctgtaatattacttgaatatctgtaaaagtcacgtttttctattagctctgtctgctagcatagcttctcttcttccctgcaagatatctgcatgccaaccgaccactgtgttaccagcgccctctgctggtccaaacaaatatgacgtaaatcagtgcaatgacgtttttttttttttttttaaaagtccaattgttaaggcacaaaatacattttcagttgcacttttaaaagaaaaagaactattatgcagttttgcattgtttattatagaaccagaatttaaataaataggcttcattttcatttgtattattcctttatttatttcattcaagatttatttttagttaaattgcattgttttgaatagtttatcaaggaattattttaacaatgaaaaataaaaagaaaatagtacagcattttctagtttttttttcccaaaaaaaaaaattgtctacagtcccattttgtaaaataaatcgtgagagaatcgtatcgtgaacccagtatcgtgaatcgaatcgtatctgGAGTtgggtgaatcgttacatccctacaaaacAATATTCAATTCAAATATTATTTACGGTATATAGCGCAATAGTCAATGGTCATCTTGAAgctctatcaaaatataaaattcttaagaaaaagaaagaatcagctatttaacagaataaaattcagttgtagttctaatcatatttaatgttttttttaaaacgtgcTTTTATTTCTCCCAAGACATGCATCAAATATTCTGAACATGAAAGATgatgaaatagaaaaaaatgtttggtttgtattcaagacactttgataagagtgGCTGCATATTGTTCATTGCACTGTATATATGAAAAATACATCTTATAaaagattttgttgttgttcatttgatttttattaaaaacacacaagaattaaacaataaaaaagcaagtttaaaaacacataagaaTGACTGCAGATTGTTatttacaccttttttttttagaaagaagAAATTTGAAAGAtcataaaaatgtttctttgtgtttatttgattcctattcaagacactttgataaaatgactgtatattgttaatataggctacagagttgttgtttttttgtatttacattttttcaattaaaagatgtaccttggttcaaaaaaggttgaaaaactctacGTATCTTGTTTAAATAAGGTTcaaactgattaaaattgttTGAAATGAGTGACTTTTTATGAATATGTAAAATCTTCCTTGTACTAAGAAACATTCAGCCTTTAACAACCCTTCTCTGTCTTTGTCACCGTAGCTCACTTAATGTTGCCTTACAGACACTTACATAACCTTTGGCAACTGTCACGTCATTGATTTTCCACAAATTGGAAATACTTGCTCTCAAAATGTTCCTCTACAATCACATGTCAGCTAATGTAGCATTTAGCTTTGGTTTCAGTTCGATGATTTTCTTCTTCAGTTTTTCACGAGTTCCAATCAGAACTGTGTCAGTGTGGCCACTTTGGATTAAAAACACCTGCCAAGTCTTTGTCTTAATCCTTGTTAACCCCTCGCTTTCCTTCCTgtaacccggggtttccactggatacgtctccgctgcgccacggcaccgatccggtatttcaccgctgtccgccgtccggtaattcatACTGGTTGCAGgagtgcgccgcggtgctcTCCGGTTGAACGgatgtgacgtcacgagacagtgCAGTTCTCaggatatttatataatcgagCGAGAACGtagttaaatgtgtgtgttataaacacaacaataaacagacaaaaaggtcggtgttcctaacgaaggagaacaagaaggttggactctggatttgtcgtagacacattttttatcaacagccaacagagaagagataaaactgcaccagtaaaacatgaactaaatcaaagttgctgcagtttacagtgtagttacagtatgagaggaatcaatatagtgggtgtgaatttgtttttacacattatgacgttttggtgatgtatttacttgaaatataatctgaagtgttttattttgaaaagtaccccgatattttattgcagagtatgtgcttaatttcctgtttagcttcatttgctctgtgctgattgatgcgtcatgctccggtgtccgccagaaatagaagccctgcgtatatctgacgcagggcaccggactaccgcatctgggaaggagctgacacgcaccgcagcagacccggtggaaattaacacatagaataaagtggaaacctatcagctccggtgacgcggcggtgacgtaacgcagcggagccgcatccagtggaaattgggggtaagcTCCTCCCATACAGAACTTTAAACATAGCATGTCACACAATGTGTCCAATCGGCGATCAGTGTATTTTATAATGGGCGTCTCCCTTGTTATGTAAGACACTGCCTACACACTCTGCTCCACCCTGTCGCTCTGGAAGGAGAGGCCATCGTGGAGTTTTTAGTTGAGTGGAACATGTTGGTTCTGCATTTTCTCAGATACGGTCTGCACAAGCAGTCAATATAACACAATGTTTGTCTCTGCGTATGTGTGTATAataaacagaattaaaaaaacccaCTTTGTTTGCATTTGTTGATTAGGTGGTGGTTATCATGTGTGTTAATGTGGACAAAGTGCTTGAACGGGACCAGAAGCTGTCTGAACTGGAAGACCGGGCTCACGCACTGCAGGCTGGAGCCTCCCAGTTTGAGACCAGAGCAGCCAAACTAAAAAGAAAGTTCTGGTGGAAAAATTGCAAGGTACCAAAATATAAGAAAAGACACGAGAGCCACATTATAAATAATGACCATTTATTCATTACAGCATTAGCACACACAGGATTATTAGTTTAACTGCACACCACACACTTATATCTAGATGTTGTTTTGAAACTGTATTGGATTTTTGTGCAAAAGAAAGCAATAATTGAAACATTGAAATGATGATAGTTGCATAGATTTCTTGCTGTTCTTATTTGATACTGAAATGTGTCTCCCTTCACTTGTTTCAGATGTGGACATTCCTGATAGCTGTCATAGCCATCATTGTTCTCATCATTATAAGTATCAAGGCCTTAATCAGCCTGACAAGTTTATATAATATGGTGTTATgagtttttctcaaaatgatctAAAGCAGGACTGATCATTACTGGTATTTAGTCATGGCTGACCAATGGAAAGCAATGATCAGGGGTTTTCACTGTGGAGCAGCTTTAATTAGCAATGAAAAAGGCTGTTCCAAAGttcattttgaatttgaaaattgTCCTGATCTGAAAGATCTCTGGGAGTCAAGAATATAtagtgatttaaaataaatgggaGTCCAGAATAAGTAGTGAAATGTGTGATtcttattaaatatatatattaatggcTAAGGAATATATAAGTAGTAATTTCTGCTTTTCCTCCTATTTAATTTTGCAATGCTAAATTCATTTATGTTTTCCAAGTTTGTTACATTTTAAGGGTTTCTAAAAACGTTCCCTTCTTTCTTCACAGTTTGGGCTTGCTCATAAAGGAACAACGATGAGATCAGTTAAAGAAAAACGGTGAAGAATAAAAGTGGAGATCAAAGCCTAATCCTTGAGTCGAAGAACCTACTGGTTAttaagccccgcccctcgtTGTCTTCATTCCTTGTCCTGGATTGACATGCTCGCGCGTGTGTTTGCATACTATTATGtgcttaaatataaaaaaaatattttaccctAAATGTGTAATACACAAACTGTCAGATAGTTACACTTGTACTGTTTTGGGGAGCACATGTATCAAAGAAAAATATTCATACAAAGTAAATATGAATCGtgccataacacacacacacacacacacacacacacaccgatcaggtgcgcttcactatcgatcaccgtctacgtgtctatgtatgtaccaccATTTaatccggttacagtctgtgtcacgacacccgtccattaggtggtagtgactgtagtgttgagtcagaCCAGTAAAcagtgctacatagtgaagcccgcctgatgattactgcagcttcactcactaTACACCTGttactacacctaactactgaaaatagatacgtttagtgaaagttagacagacacacacacacactaaatgaccacaaaaaatatgaaaatgactcaaaatacacaaaactaaatatttatacaaaaattacacaaaagacaacagaaatgcaaaaaaaactacactaaaaaaaaaaatacaaaatgactccagaatcacacaacttaaggcaacaaaaaatagttatacaaaaaaaaaaactaaacaatatttatacaggaagtacacaaaacgacaacagaaatgcagaaaaatatacaaaaaggctccaaaaacacacaaaatgactccaaaaaacatatattacaggaaaatacaccaaacaacaacaaaaatatgaaaatgactcaaaatacattaaattaaatacttattatcccacatgaatgcatacttccgacgggcactgtacattacagaaaaatacacaaaacgaaaaaatataaaaatgacttaaaaaaaaaaaaaaagcaacacatttatcatgcacatgtctcatagagtcaaaccagggaaattgcacacactattttagtttgcacatgcaaatatacccctttataatgctacagagtatgttgttattattatgcccataattgacaactcttcttaagctcccactatatgaatacatacttccgacgggcactgtactagacttaaaaaaacatacatttacagaaaaatacaaaaaaaaaaaatcaataaaaatgcctcaaaatacacaaaactaaatatttatactaaaaatacacaaaatgactgctgaatcacactacaatagcaacaaaaacaataaatatacaaaaatacacgactccaaaaaaacgtacattacaaaaaaattaaaataaaaaacagcaaacatttatgtacaaaaagacaacagaaacacaaatacacatgactccaataaacatacgttacagaaaaatacaccatacaaaaaatataaaagtgatgatgaagtcatgcacatgtcccatagaattaaaccaggaaaattgcacccacattttgcacccgcaaatatacccctcatgctcccacatgaatacatacttccgacaggcactgtactagtctaactaaaaagcaagggaggtctgtgtgtgcgtgtgtgcgtgcatgcgtgtggagcaaatatctcccagacgcagagcgagttcgacctgaaactcggtcagcgggttccaaataccccgagtgtgtgtatctgttattttggagtaatttggtcatttcaaaatgtttattttaattttatttcacttctgaacAGCCCcgaaatgaaattattattcaattattcaacttttgacatcagggtgtgagggggcgctagagcatcatctatatctatttcactgcacagctcctcacccgagcaaaaGTCACGTGTgaggccagagccaatcgctgcgcacacagccaagcagacagaCTGCATATAAACGAGTGAGAGAGCCGACCAAACTGTCTGGTCCTtaagacagaggaatgtaacatttttgtgggtccacaacacggcttcACTATGATTAACGTTTGTTCTgtgcaagagagagagagttgcaaaatgtttatttttcgtggtactttcgggtctctctctctctctcttttttttttttaaatctctcaacaacctgacggattatgtgcatAATGTGCGCGCACGTGTGAGAGAGgaaacgcacggaggagatagaggtacacacacacacagtatttataataaaaaatatactaaatgagtaaactgaaacaaaaaactaaacaatatttatacattgagtacacaaaacaacaacagaaattcccaaaacagaaaaatacatcaaacaacaaaaaatatgaaaatgactcacaatacacaaaaaataaatatttatacaccaaatgacaacagaaatgcacaaaatgactccagtattacactacaatggcaacaaaaaaactatagatatagaaaaaatgcacaaaaatacacatgactaaaaaaaacatgcacgtcccatagaattaaaccaggtaaatcgcacacactattttactttgcacctgcaaagaAACCCCTTCATAACAGtaacagagtatgtacacctctttgtacatctaaccttcaaaacacatactcatttggccataaatgacaactctattacactacaatggcaacaaaagactataaaaaacaacagagagctacaaaaatacacgactccaaaaaacatccattacagaaaaatacaccaaacgacaacaaaaacatgaaaatgactcagaatacactaaaatgacaacagaaatgcacaaaactacagcaacccccccccccaaaaaaaatacacaaaatgactccagaatcactacaatggcaacaaaaaaaacaataattattgaaaaatgccccaaaagacaacagaaagatataaaaaatatgcataatgactccaaaaaacatacattacagaaaaatacatcaaaaaaaaaaaaatgagtatgaaaaacaacaaacaaatgtatcatacacatgtcccataaaattaaacctgagaaatcacacacaatattttattttgcacctgcaaataaacccctttataacactacagagtacagagtatgtacacctctttgtacatccaccCTTCAAATatattctcatttggccataattgacaactgtacttatgctcccacatgaatgcatacttacgacgggcactgtactagtgttcataaatgattccttactgctttagcaccaaaaaatatgtgtaatattacgtgaatatctgtaaaagtcacgtttttctattagctctgtctgcgaGTGTAgaatctcttcttcactgcaagatatctgcatgccaaccgactactgggttaacagtgccctctgctggtccaaacaaatatctgacctaaatacagtaaaatgactgttttttttttaagtccaattgttaaggcacaaaaaaaaaaaattattatgccgttttgcattgtttactatagaaccagaatttaaattaataggctacttcttcatttgtattattcctttatttatttcattcaagatttattttgagcTATTTTGCATtcttttgaataatttatcgagggattcttttgacaatgaaaaataaaaggaaaacagtatagttttttttatagtttttttcccccaaaaaataaaggaatatttttcagtcatcatttttctacagtcccattttgtaaaataaatcgtgagagaatcgtatcgtgaacccagtatcgtaaattgaattgtatcgggagttgagtgaattgttcaTTCCCATGAGGAAAATTTGGAACATTCTGCTTCTGCTGAAATGGAACCTATGATGTAACAGGGAGATTAAAGCCAATCTCTGCTAGTGAGAGTTCCAGTTGAGctgtaacatttaaaaaggaagGAAGATATTTCACACCCAAAAAAATATTGGCAAGCTATTAAGTACAAGAGTGGACAAAGTTAAAGTTCTCCATTAAATCTATATGGAGCAAAAAGTGAGTGGTACAAAAGAAGGGCAAAACCTTTCTGTAGAAAGTGAAAGCAGCAGTGACAGGGTCCAGGCATTAACAAATGTTTTCTCTCTACACCATTGTACGTGTAAAGCGAATCAAGGCCAAGAGGTGGcatcgacaaaaaaaaaagagagcctGGAGCAGGAGAACATGAAGCTGCTGGAAGAAACCAAAAACTTACATAAGCTGAATAATGAACTCAAAGAAAAACTGGAAAGAAAGCTTTCTTTGAGCACTGATCTGGGTGAGAAAAAGAATCAGTCCTTaaaggaaacaaacaaaaaggccAACAATGAGCTGCAGCCAGTAAAAGGTACTATGTTTCAGTTAGTAGCAGCATGGGAGAACAAGATAAAAACTGATCTgggggagaaagaaaaagaaatcctCTGTTTAAAAGAGGCCCTCCATAAGGCCAACAATGATCGGCAGCAGGACAAAAGTACCATATCTGAGATGGAAGCAGCATGGAAGAAGTTGAACATGAAcctgggaaaaaaagaaaaagaaaatctccGATTAGAAGAGATGCTCCATAGGGCTAAGAGTGATCTGCAGAAAGAGAAAAGTACTGTCTCTGAGATGGAAGCAGCAAGAGAGAAGTTGAACACCGATTTGAGTAAGAAAGATGAGGAAAACATCTGTTTAAAAGAGGACCTCCATAAGGCCAACAGTGATCTGCAGCAGGAGAAAAGTATTGTATCTGAGATAAAATCAGCATTGAAGGAGATGAACACTGATCTAGGGGAGATAGAAAAGGAAGTCCTCTGTTTAAAAGAGGACCTCATTAAGGCCAACAGTGATCTGCAGCAGGAAAAAAGTACCGTATCTGAGATGGAAGCAGCAATGGAAAGGTTGAATACCAATCTGGGTGAGAAAGAGAAGGAAGTCCTCTGTTTAAAAAAGGACCTCCATAAGGCCAACAGTTATCTTCACCAGGAAAAATGTACCATCTCTGAGATGACATCAGCATTGGAGAAGTTGAACACTGATCTGGGggagaaagaaaaggaagtACTCTGTTTAAAAGAGGACTTTCATAAAGCCAACAGTAATCTGCAGCAGGAGAAAAGTACCGTGTCTGAAATGGAAGCATCGTGGGAAAAGTTGAACAATTATCTGGGGGAGAAAGATAAAGAAATCCAGTGTTTAAAGGAAAGAGACAAAAAGACTAGCGGTGAGCTGCAGCCAGTGAAACGTACTGTCTTTCAGATCGTAGCAGCATGGGAGAACCAGATGAAAACTGATCTgggggagaaagaaaaagaaaacctcGATTTAAAAGAGGCCATTCGGAAGGCCAACAGTGATCTTCACCAGGAGAAAAGTACTGTCTCTGAGATGGAAACAGCATTGGAGGAGTTGAACACTGATTTGGGGGAGAAAGAAAACGAAGTCCTCTGTTTAAAAAATGACCTCCTTAAGGCCAACAGTGATCTGCAGCATGAAAAAAGTACTGTCTTTGAGATGGAAGCAGCATTGGATAAGTTGAATACCGATCTGGGTGAGAAAGAAAGGGAAAACCACTGTTTAAAAGAGGACCTCCATAAGGCCAACAGTAATCTGCAGCAGGAGAAAAGAATTGTATCGGAGATGGAAGCAGCAAGGGAGAAGTTGAACACTGATCTTGAGGAGAAAGATAAAGAAGTCCTCTGTTTAAAAGAGACCCTCCACAAGGCCAACAGTGATCTGCAGCAGAAGAAAAGTACCATCTCTGAGATGAAATCATCATTGGAGAAGTTGAACACTGATTTGGGGGAGAAAGATAAAGAAGTCCTCTGTTTAAAAGAGGACCTCCATAAGGCCAACAGGGATCTGCAGCAGGAGAAAAGAATTGTGTCGGAGATGGAAGCAGCAAGAGAGAAATTGAACAGTCATCTGGGGGAAAGAGATAAAGAAGTCCTCTGTTTAAAAGAGGACCTCCTTAAGGCCAACAGTGATCTGCAGCAGGAGAAAAGTTCCATCTCTGAAATGGAAGCAGCATTGGATAAGTTAAATACCGATCTGGgtgagaaagaaaaggaaaaccaCTGTTTAAAAGAGGACCTTCATAAGGCCAACAGTAATCTGCAGCAGGAGAAAAGTACCGTGTCTGAAATGGAAGCATCGTGGGAAAAGTTGAACAATTATCTGGGGGAGAAAGATAAAGAAATCCAGTGTTTAAAGGAAAGAGACAAAAAGACTAGCGGTGAGCTCCAACCAGTGAAAGGTACTGTCTTTCAGATCGTAGCAGCATGGGAGAACCAGATGAAAACTGATCTgggggagaaagaaaaagaaaacctcTATTTAAAAGAGGCCCTTTGTAAGGCCAACAGTGATCTGCTGCAGGAGAAAAATATTGTATCAGAGATGGAAGCAGCAAGGGAGAAGTTGAACACTGATTTGAGtaaaaaagatgaagaaaacCTTTGTTTAAAAGAGGACCTCCATAAGGCCAACAGTGATCTGCAGCAGGAGAAAAGTACCATTTCTGAGATGAACTCAGCATTGGAGAAGTTGTACACTGACCAGGGGGAAAAAGATAAGGAAATCCAGTGTTTAAAAGAGGACCTCCTTGAGGCCAAGAGTGATCTGCAGCAGGAGAAAAGTACTGTATCTGAAATGGAAGTAGCACGGGAGAAGTTGAACACTGATCTTGAGGAGAAAGATAAAGAAGTCCTCTGTTTAAAAGAGGACCTCATTAAGGCCAACGGTAATCTGCAGCAGGAAAAATGTACCATATCTGAGATGGAAGCAGCAATGGAGAGGTTGAACAGTCATCTGGGGGAAAAAGATAAAGAAGTCCTCTGTTTAAAAGAGACCCTCCACAAGGCCAACAGTGATCTGCAGCAGGAAAAAAGTACTGTCTCTGAGATGGAAGCAGCATTggagaaggtaaacaatgatctGGGGAAGAAAGATAAAGAAGTCCTCTGTTTAAAAGAGGCTCTCCATAAGGCCAACAGTGATCTGCAGCAGGAGAAAAGTACCATATCTGAGATGGAAGCAGCAATGAAGAAGCTGAACACTGATCTTGAGGAGAAAGATAAAGAAGTCCTCTGTTTAAAAGAGGACCTCCTTAAGGCTAACAGTGATCTGCAGCAGGAGAAAAGAATTGTATCGGAGATGGAAGCAGCAATGGAGAAGTTGAACACTGATCTgggggagaaagaaaaagaagtccTCTGTTTAAAAGAGACCCTCCACAAGGCCAACAGTGATCTGCAGCAGGAAAAAAGTACTGTCTCTGAGATGGAAGCAGCTTTggagaaggtaaacaatgatctGGGGAAGAAAGATAAAGAAGTCCTCTGTTTAAAAGAGGCTCTCCATAAGGCCAACAGTGATCTGCAGCAGGAGAAAAGTACCATATCTGAGATGGAAGCAGCAATGAAGAAGCTGAACACTGATCTTGAGGAGAAAGATAAAGAAGTCCTCTGTTTAAAAGAGGACCTCCTTAAGGCTAACAGTGATCTGCAGCAGGAGAAAAGTACCATATCTGAGATGGAAGCAGCAATGGAGAAGCTGAACACTGATCTTGAGGAGAAAGATAAAGAAGTCCTCTGTTTAAAAGAGGACC
This window contains:
- the LOC114478814 gene encoding vesicle-associated membrane protein 3-like gives rise to the protein MSPVGSPKANWSQHLSIVCLQQTQAQVDEVVVIMCVNVDKVLERDQKLSELEDRAHALQAGASQFETRAAKLKRKFWWKNCKMWTFLIAVIAIIVLIIISIKALISLTSLYNMVL
- the LOC114478815 gene encoding centrosomal protein of 290 kDa-like — protein: MEQKVSGTKEGQNLSVESESSSDRVQALTNVFSLHHCTCKANQGQEVASTKKKESLEQENMKLLEETKNLHKLNNELKEKLERKLSLSTDLGEKKNQSLKETNKKANNELQPVKGTMFQLVAAWENKIKTDLGEKEKEILCLKEALHKANNDRQQDKSTISEMEAAWKKLNMNLGKKEKENLRLEEMLHRAKSDLQKEKSTVSEMEAAREKLNTDLSKKDEENICLKEDLHKANSDLQQEKSIVSEIKSALKEMNTDLGEIEKEVLCLKEDLIKANSDLQQEKSTVSEMEAAMERLNTNLGEKEKEVLCLKKDLHKANSYLHQEKCTISEMTSALEKLNTDLGEKEKEVLCLKEDFHKANSNLQQEKSTVSEMEASWEKLNNYLGEKDKEIQCLKERDKKTSGELQPVKRTVFQIVAAWENQMKTDLGEKEKENLDLKEAIRKANSDLHQEKSTVSEMETALEELNTDLGEKENEVLCLKNDLLKANSDLQHEKSTVFEMEAALDKLNTDLGEKERENHCLKEDLHKANSNLQQEKRIVSEMEAAREKLNTDLEEKDKEVLCLKETLHKANSDLQQKKSTISEMKSSLEKLNTDLGEKDKEVLCLKEDLHKANRDLQQEKRIVSEMEAAREKLNSHLGERDKEVLCLKEDLLKANSDLQQEKSSISEMEAALDKLNTDLGEKEKENHCLKEDLHKANSNLQQEKSTVSEMEASWEKLNNYLGEKDKEIQCLKERDKKTSGELQPVKGTVFQIVAAWENQMKTDLGEKEKENLYLKEALCKANSDLLQEKNIVSEMEAAREKLNTDLSKKDEENLCLKEDLHKANSDLQQEKSTISEMNSALEKLYTDQGEKDKEIQCLKEDLLEAKSDLQQEKSTVSEMEVAREKLNTDLEEKDKEVLCLKEDLIKANGNLQQEKCTISEMEAAMERLNSHLGEKDKEVLCLKETLHKANSDLQQEKSTVSEMEAALEKVNNDLGKKDKEVLCLKEALHKANSDLQQEKSTISEMEAAMKKLNTDLEEKDKEVLCLKEDLLKANSDLQQEKRIVSEMEAAMEKLNTDLGEKEKEVLCLKETLHKANSDLQQEKSTVSEMEAALEKVNNDLGKKDKEVLCLKEALHKANSDLQQEKSTISEMEAAMKKLNTDLEEKDKEVLCLKEDLLKANSDLQQEKSTISEMEAAMEKLNTDLEEKDKEVLCLKEDLLKANSDLQQEKRIVLEMEAAMEKLNTDLGGERKRSPVFKDKEVLSLKEDLIKANGNLQQEKCTISEMEAAMERLNSHLGEKDKEVICLKETLHKANSDLQQEKSTVSEMEAALEKVNNDLGKKDKEVLCLKEDLLKANNDRQQDKSTISEMEAAWKKLNMNLGKKEKENLRLEEMLHRAKSDLQKEKSTVSEMEAAREKLNTDLSKKDEENICLKEDLHKANSDLQQEKSIVSEIKSALKEMNTDLGEIEKEVLCLKEDLIKANSDLQQEKSTVSEMEAAMERLNTNLGEKEKEVLCLKKDLHKANSYLHQEKCTISEMTSALEKLNTDLGEKEKEVLCLKEDLHEANSNLQQEKSTVSEMEASWEKLNNYLGEKDKEIQCLKERDKKTSGELQPVKRTVFQIVAAWENQMKTDLGEKEKENLDLKEAIRKANSDLHQEKSTVSEMETALEELNTDLGEKENEVLCLKNDLLKANSDLQHEKSTVFEMEAALDKLNTDLGEKERENHCLKEDLHEANSNLQQEKRIVSEMEAAREKLNTDLEEKDKEVLCLKETLHKANSDLQQKKSTISEMKSSLEKLNTDLGEKDKEVLCLKEDLHKANRDLQQEKRIVSEMEAAREKLNSHLGERDKEVLCLKEDLLKANSDLLQEKNIVSEMEAAREKLNTDLSKKDEENVCLKEDLHKANSDLQQEKSTISEMNSALEKLYTDQGEKDKEIQCLKEDLLEAKSDLQQETSTVSEMEVAREKLNTDLEEKDKEVLCLKEDLIKANGNLQQEKCTISEMEAAMERLNSHLGEKDKKSSV